A window of the Salinicoccus sp. RF5 genome harbors these coding sequences:
- the map gene encoding type I methionyl aminopeptidase yields IVNEQKAIPAPLNYKGFPKSICTSINHVVCHGIPNEKPLKEGDILNVDITVIKDGYHGDTSKMFLVGKTPEWADRLCQITQECMYKGISVVRPGAHLGDIGEIIQKHAEKNGFSVVREYCGHGIGKVFHEEPQVLHYGRAGTGIELKEGMIFTIE; encoded by the coding sequence ATCGTCAACGAGCAGAAGGCGATTCCCGCCCCGCTGAACTACAAGGGCTTTCCCAAGTCGATCTGCACCTCGATCAACCATGTGGTCTGCCATGGCATCCCCAACGAGAAGCCACTGAAGGAAGGCGACATCCTCAACGTCGACATCACCGTCATCAAGGACGGCTACCACGGCGACACCAGCAAGATGTTCCTGGTCGGCAAGACCCCGGAATGGGCCGACCGCCTCTGCCAGATCACCCAGGAATGCATGTACAAGGGCATTTCCGTGGTGCGTCCGGGCGCGCACCTGGGCGATATCGGCGAAATCATCCAGAAGCACGCGGAAAAGAACGGCTTCTCGGTGGTCCGCGAATACTGCGGCCATGGCATCGGCAAGGTGTTCCACGAGGAGCCGCAGGTCCTCCACTACGGTCGTGCGGGTACCGGCATCGAGCTGAAGGAAGGCATGATCTTCACCATCGAGC